The genomic segment CATGGATACGGAGATCGCCGGCGGCGCCTACTGGCACCCGGAATATGACCCTCTGGATCCCATGACCTTTGAAGAGGCTCACTCTGCTTTGCCCGGGGTTCTGCAATCACTGGTGGATCAGAAAAAAGCGTTCCCGGTTTTGGTAAGCCAGGCTTCCATCTATCCGGGCGGCCGCATTATGCCGGCCATCATGAAGGGCATTCCACCAGATCAGAACATTGTTAACATGCCAACAGACGCGCTGGCCGGGCATGATGATATTGCCATACCAGTACTGATCGGGAAAGGAATGGCCAGCAATACCAAGCTAAATGTAGGGGATTCGTTTACCATTCGGTGGCTGGATACGGACCGCACCTATGATGCCGATGAAGGGACCGTTGTGCATATTATGGATACGGAGAATTTCAAGCTGGATATGGGCCATATTTGGATACCTCTGGAAAAGGCACAGACCATGCTGGCCATGGAAGAAGAGGCCACCTATGTGACTTATGAAAAAGGACTTCCATCGGTTCAAGACAAAAATGACTGGATCCCTCGTGATATCAACTACCTGGTGCAGGACATGGAGGCCATCATCGCAGCGGACAAACCGGGAGCTCAGATCATGTATATAATTCTCTTGGCTCTGGCGGCCATGGGCATTTTTAATGCCCAGGTATTGTCTATCTTTCACCGGGGAAGAGAAATTGGTACACTTATGGCTATCGGGATGACACGTCCCCGGGTGGTGGGACTTTTTACCCTGGAAGGTGGCCTCAATGCGGTGCTGGCCGCTGTGGCAACATTGATTTTCTTCGGTCCCGTACTCTGGTATTTTGGTGTGTATGGGATTCCCCTGCCCATTGATTACACGGAAATGGGCATGATTGTGGCCAAACGTCTGATTCCGGTTTATACCATCGGAC from the Candidatus Neomarinimicrobiota bacterium genome contains:
- a CDS encoding ABC transporter permease codes for the protein MLFKIALKNLLGARLRTFLNVLVTAFSFFLILFMSAMYNGMLEHAKQVTMDTEIAGGAYWHPEYDPLDPMTFEEAHSALPGVLQSLVDQKKAFPVLVSQASIYPGGRIMPAIMKGIPPDQNIVNMPTDALAGHDDIAIPVLIGKGMASNTKLNVGDSFTIRWLDTDRTYDADEGTVVHIMDTENFKLDMGHIWIPLEKAQTMLAMEEEATYVTYEKGLPSVQDKNDWIPRDINYLVQDMEAIIAADKPGAQIMYIILLALAAMGIFNAQVLSIFHRGREIGTLMAIGMTRPRVVGLFTLEGGLNAVLAAVATLIFFGPVLWYFGVYGIPLPIDYTEMGMIVAKRLIPVYTIGLVVSTTILVSIIVLIVSYLPSRRIARMKPTDALRGKAVA